In Acidobacteriota bacterium, the sequence TCAACCACGTCGGGGGTCCGCGTCTCGTCTTGACCGTTCACAGGTTCCGTCATTCGGTAAACGCCTTGAAAATCGAAGCCATACCCTTGTTCAGCATGAGATCGACGATCCAGAGATAGGCCGCGCAGATCAACACGGTCACGATCACGACGATCGTCGTACCGGTGACCTCTTTCTTGCCGGGCCAGGTCGT encodes:
- the secE gene encoding preprotein translocase subunit SecE, encoding MLDRLKKFRLFAQETWVELKKTTWPGKKEVTGTTIVVIVTVLICAAYLWIVDLMLNKGMASIFKAFTE